The DNA region GTCCAGGGCGAGGTCCACGCCGACGGCGAGATCATCGCCGGCACGCTCTGGGACGTGCGGGTCGCGATGATCGGGGTCTACGGCGCCACCGCCGGCGTGACCAAGGCCGACGACATCTACTACGCGATCATCCAGCGCGCGACCGACATCCCGTCGACCTACGCCGAGGCGCTGGCCGCCGACGACGACGACGGCAACCTCGCCAACGGCACCCCCAACCTGTGCACGCTGCGCGAGGTGTTCGGCCGGCACGGCCTCGCCACCGGCGGCGGCGCGGTCGGCTCGGGCCTGGGCGCGCCGGTGCGGTCGGGCTTCCAGGTCCGGGTGCCGATCGCGGCCCCGACCAGCGGCTGCGCCGCCCCGACGCTCGGCGCCGCGACCCTGTCGTGGAAGGTCCGCGGCGCCGGCGCCACCGCCGACGTCCCGATGACCCAGGTCGGCAGCGATCTGGTCGGCACGATCCCGGCCCAGGCCGACGGCTCGGTGGTCCAGTACAAGGTCGCCGTCGCGGTCAACGGCAACCCGGTCCGGTACCCGGACAACCTGGCCGATCCGCTCTACGAGTTCTTCGTCGGCACGATCGAGCCGATCTACTGCACCGACTTCGAGACCGATCCCAGCTGGACCCACGGCGCGACCGCGGGCGCCGACATCTGGCAGCGCGGCGTGCCGGCCGGCACCGGCGGGGATCCCGCGGCGGCGGTCTCGGGCACGCAGGTGTTCGGCATGGACATCCGCGGCGGCGACGGCATCTACGCCGCCAGCAGCAACGGCTGGACCAAGTCGCCCGTGATCGACACGACCGGCTTCACCAACGTGCGCCTGCAGTACAAGCGCTGGCTCAACGTCGAGGACGGCTTCTTCGATCAGGCCACGATCACCGCGGACGCGGCCACGCTGTGGTCGAACTTCAACAGCAACCAGGGCAACAACTCGTCGACCAGCCACACCGACAAGGAGTGGCGGTTCCACGACGTCGACCTGAGCGCGCAGGCCACGGACGGCTCGGTCCAGATCGGCTTCACGCTCAAGAGCGACCAGGGCCTCGAGCTCGGCGGCTGGACCCTCGACGACGTGTGCGTCGTCGGCTACCGCGCCGGCGCCACCGCGTGCGGCAACAACGTCGT from Myxococcales bacterium includes:
- a CDS encoding DUF4215 domain-containing protein produces the protein MIGVYGATAGVTKADDIYYAIIQRATDIPSTYAEALAADDDDGNLANGTPNLCTLREVFGRHGLATGGGAVGSGLGAPVRSGFQVRVPIAAPTSGCAAPTLGAATLSWKVRGAGATADVPMTQVGSDLVGTIPAQADGSVVQYKVAVAVNGNPVRYPDNLADPLYEFFVGTIEPIYCTDFETDPSWTHGATAGADIWQRGVPAGTGGDPAAAVSGTQVFGMDIRGGDGIYAASSNGWTKSPVIDTTGFTNVRLQYKRWLNVEDGFFDQATITADAATLWSNFNSNQGNNSSTSHTDKEWRFHDVDLSAQATDGSVQIGFTLKSDQGLELGGWTLDDVCVVGYRAGATACGNNVVEAGEQCDDGNTVSGDGCSATCQTEGPPPVDCGDGVLDAGEQCDDGNTAGGDGCSATCQTEAPPAGCGDGTLGGAEECDDGNLVGGDGCSSVCTLEDDGTPGDGSATGGCCSTGGGPGGPLTAAGLAMAVAAVTRRRRARR